One Streptomyces sp. CNQ-509 DNA window includes the following coding sequences:
- a CDS encoding 1-acyl-sn-glycerol-3-phosphate acyltransferase, which translates to MADLVYPPVVGICKTAFKAMDLRIDLKGQEHVPRRGGAVLVSNHISYLDFVFCGYAARPAKRFVRFMTKESVFRHRVSGPLLRAMKHIPVDRAQGGQAFAHALRALRSGEVVGVFPEATISQSFTLKSFKSGAARLAQQAGVPLLPMAVWGTQRIWTKGRSRDFGRNHLPITLRLGAPVPTGDGVADAPAEGAHEDAEKLTERLKGRIQELLEAAQHAYPDRPRGPGDDWWQPAHLGGSAPVPGV; encoded by the coding sequence ATGGCAGACCTCGTCTACCCGCCCGTCGTCGGCATCTGCAAGACCGCCTTCAAGGCGATGGACCTGCGGATCGACCTGAAGGGCCAGGAGCACGTGCCGCGCCGCGGCGGCGCCGTCCTGGTGAGCAACCACATCAGTTACCTGGACTTCGTCTTCTGCGGCTACGCGGCCCGGCCCGCGAAGCGCTTCGTGCGCTTCATGACCAAGGAGTCGGTCTTCCGCCACCGCGTCTCAGGACCGCTGCTGCGCGCGATGAAGCACATCCCCGTCGACCGCGCGCAGGGCGGGCAGGCGTTCGCGCACGCGCTGCGGGCGCTGCGCTCCGGCGAGGTCGTCGGCGTCTTCCCCGAGGCGACGATCTCGCAGTCGTTCACGCTGAAGTCGTTCAAGTCGGGCGCCGCGCGGCTGGCGCAGCAGGCGGGAGTGCCGCTGCTGCCGATGGCGGTGTGGGGGACGCAGCGGATCTGGACCAAGGGCCGGTCACGCGACTTCGGGCGGAACCACCTGCCGATCACGCTGCGCCTGGGCGCGCCGGTGCCGACCGGGGACGGGGTGGCGGACGCGCCGGCCGAGGGGGCGCACGAGGACGCGGAGAAGCTGACGGAGCGGCTCAAGGGGCGGATCCAGGAGCTGCTGGAGGCGGCGCAGCACGCGTACCCCGACCGCCCGCGGGGGCCGGGGGACGACTGGTGGCAGCCGGCGCACCTGGGCGGCAGCGCGCCGGTGCCGGGGGTCTGA
- a CDS encoding transglutaminase family protein, with the protein MELQQERPDLSAYLAADAVVDHEHPLVAGTAYRLREVAEAPEAYAKGAYEFIRDTIPHSNDAGDLRVTCRASDVLKARTGICYAKAHALVALLRAQGIPAGFCYQHLGVLHGLVAVRLPGRDWIRQDPRGNKPGVDAQFRLDREQLAFVPDPSAGEHDDQLVRATPHPATLEALRAATDRRHLDRILPAAL; encoded by the coding sequence ATGGAACTCCAGCAGGAGCGGCCCGACCTGTCCGCGTACCTCGCCGCCGACGCGGTCGTCGACCACGAACACCCGCTCGTGGCCGGGACCGCGTACCGGCTGCGCGAGGTCGCGGAGGCGCCGGAGGCGTACGCCAAGGGGGCCTACGAGTTCATACGGGACACGATCCCGCACTCCAACGACGCCGGGGACCTCCGCGTCACCTGCCGCGCCTCGGACGTACTGAAGGCCCGTACCGGGATCTGCTACGCCAAGGCCCACGCCCTCGTCGCCCTCCTGCGCGCGCAGGGCATACCGGCCGGCTTCTGCTACCAGCACCTCGGCGTGCTGCACGGCCTGGTCGCGGTGCGGCTGCCCGGACGCGACTGGATCCGCCAGGATCCCCGCGGCAACAAGCCGGGCGTGGACGCGCAGTTCCGCCTCGACCGCGAGCAACTGGCCTTCGTCCCCGACCCGTCCGCGGGCGAGCACGACGACCAGCTGGTCCGCGCGACGCCCCATCCGGCTACGCTCGAAGCGCTCCGCGCGGCCACCGACCGCCGCCACCTGGACCGCATCCTCCCCGCCGCCCTGTGA
- a CDS encoding low specificity L-threonine aldolase has product MTTTTTGAAGQAPRTDAKRRHDPAVRGFASDNYAGAHPEILAALALANGGHQVSYGEDDYTAHLQHVFRGHFGMDADVYPVFNGTGANVVALQAVTDRWGAVICADTAHIHVDECGAPERVGGLKLLTVPTPDGKLTPELIDREARGWDDEHRAMPQVVSITQATEYGTVYTPDEIRAVCDHAHRRGMRVHLDGARIANAAASLDVPMRAFTNVAGVDILSFGGTKNGMLLGEAVVVLDPGAVRAMKHLRKLSMQLASKMRFVSAQFEALLAKDLWLRNARHANAMAARLADGVRGIDGVEVLHPVQANGVFARLPHDVSLALQKDFRFYFWDEADGVVRWMCSFDTAEEDVDTFVAAIAEEMRRT; this is encoded by the coding sequence ATGACCACGACGACCACGGGAGCCGCGGGGCAGGCTCCGCGCACCGACGCCAAGCGCCGCCACGACCCGGCGGTGCGCGGCTTCGCCAGCGACAACTACGCCGGCGCGCACCCGGAGATCCTCGCCGCGCTCGCCCTCGCCAACGGCGGCCACCAGGTCAGCTACGGGGAGGACGACTACACCGCCCACCTGCAGCACGTCTTCCGCGGCCACTTCGGCATGGACGCCGACGTCTACCCGGTCTTCAACGGCACCGGCGCCAACGTCGTCGCGCTCCAGGCCGTCACCGACCGCTGGGGCGCGGTGATCTGCGCGGACACCGCGCACATCCACGTCGACGAGTGCGGCGCCCCCGAGCGCGTCGGCGGGCTGAAGCTGCTCACCGTACCGACGCCGGACGGCAAGCTCACCCCCGAGCTGATCGACCGCGAGGCGCGCGGCTGGGACGACGAGCACCGCGCCATGCCGCAGGTCGTCTCGATCACCCAGGCCACCGAGTACGGCACGGTCTACACCCCCGACGAGATCCGCGCCGTCTGCGACCACGCGCACCGCCGCGGCATGCGCGTCCACCTGGACGGCGCCCGGATAGCCAACGCGGCGGCGAGCCTTGACGTGCCGATGCGCGCGTTCACCAACGTCGCCGGCGTCGACATCCTCTCCTTCGGCGGCACGAAGAACGGCATGCTCCTCGGCGAGGCGGTCGTCGTGCTCGACCCCGGCGCCGTACGCGCGATGAAGCACCTGCGCAAGCTCTCGATGCAGCTCGCCTCCAAGATGCGCTTCGTCTCGGCCCAGTTCGAGGCCCTGCTCGCCAAGGACCTGTGGCTGCGCAACGCCCGCCACGCCAACGCGATGGCCGCCCGCCTCGCCGACGGCGTCCGCGGCATCGACGGCGTCGAGGTGCTGCACCCCGTGCAGGCCAACGGCGTCTTCGCCCGGCTGCCGCACGACGTGTCGCTGGCGCTGCAGAAGGACTTCCGCTTCTACTTCTGGGACGAGGCGGACGGCGTGGTGCGCTGGATGTGCTCCTTCGACACCGCGGAGGAGGACGTCGACACCTTCGTCGCCGCGATCGCGGAGGAAATGCGGAGGACGTAA
- a CDS encoding SDR family NAD(P)-dependent oxidoreductase, translated as MSPGANGRNGKSGPLTGAVVAVAGAGGPAGQAALCRLAKAGAVLIGCDADAERLAEAVDAARAAGGGMAQVTGDTVDLLDLHAAHAWAERIEKDYGRVDGLVHLVGGWRGSRSFAATDLADWTVLHDLLLRTVQHTSLAFDEPLRRSDRGRYVLVSAAGASQPTAGNAAYAAAKAGAEAWTLAMADGFRKAGEAEGLDGPAGAAVILVVKALVNDAMRKAKPNAKFAGFTDVDDLADNIAEVWDRPAQELNGTRLWLTAQP; from the coding sequence ATGAGCCCCGGGGCAAACGGCAGGAACGGAAAGAGCGGGCCGCTGACCGGCGCCGTCGTGGCCGTGGCGGGAGCGGGCGGGCCCGCGGGGCAGGCGGCGCTGTGCCGGCTCGCCAAGGCCGGCGCGGTCCTCATCGGCTGCGACGCGGACGCCGAGCGGCTCGCCGAGGCCGTCGACGCGGCGCGGGCCGCCGGCGGCGGCATGGCGCAGGTCACCGGCGACACGGTCGACCTGCTCGACCTGCACGCCGCCCACGCGTGGGCCGAGCGCATCGAGAAGGACTACGGCCGCGTCGACGGCCTGGTCCACCTCGTCGGCGGCTGGCGCGGCTCGCGCTCCTTCGCCGCCACCGACCTCGCCGACTGGACCGTCCTGCACGACCTGCTCCTGCGTACCGTGCAGCACACGTCCCTCGCCTTCGACGAGCCGCTGCGCCGCAGCGACCGCGGCCGCTACGTCCTCGTCAGCGCCGCCGGCGCCAGCCAGCCCACCGCGGGCAACGCCGCGTACGCCGCCGCCAAGGCCGGCGCCGAGGCGTGGACGCTGGCCATGGCCGACGGCTTCCGCAAGGCCGGGGAGGCCGAAGGGCTGGACGGGCCCGCCGGGGCGGCCGTCATCCTGGTGGTCAAGGCGCTGGTGAACGACGCGATGCGGAAAGCCAAGCCGAACGCCAAGTTCGCCGGCTTCACCGACGTGGACGACCTTGCCGACAACATCGCGGAGGTCTGGGACCGGCCCGCGCAAGAACTGAACGGGACCCGCCTGTGGCTCACCGCCCAGCCATGA
- a CDS encoding B3/4 domain-containing protein, which translates to MTLRTHVADDVRALAPGFAHVAVVARGLVGGPSDAAGAALLDDAARRLAARLGGTPPQQDPHMQAWRAAYAAFGAKPSKFRNSAEALARRALADAGLPRINRLVDIYNAVSVAHLVPVGGEDTDHIDGDMHLIRATGEERFDEEHPDPGEVVWRDGTGVTCRRWNWRQGVRTRLTEDSTNALFLLERQEPMTYDELTAAAEELAEALQKSSPGAEIEIRDPA; encoded by the coding sequence ATGACCCTCCGCACCCACGTCGCCGACGACGTACGCGCCCTCGCCCCCGGCTTCGCCCACGTCGCCGTCGTCGCCCGCGGCCTCGTCGGCGGCCCCAGCGACGCCGCCGGCGCCGCGCTCCTCGACGACGCCGCCCGCCGCCTCGCCGCGCGCCTCGGCGGCACCCCGCCGCAGCAGGACCCGCACATGCAGGCGTGGCGGGCCGCGTACGCCGCCTTCGGCGCCAAGCCGTCCAAGTTCCGCAACTCCGCCGAGGCGCTCGCCCGCCGCGCCCTCGCCGACGCCGGCCTGCCGCGCATCAACCGGCTGGTGGACATCTACAACGCCGTCAGCGTCGCCCACCTCGTCCCCGTCGGCGGCGAGGACACCGACCACATCGACGGCGACATGCACCTCATCCGCGCCACCGGCGAGGAGCGCTTCGACGAGGAGCACCCCGACCCCGGCGAGGTCGTCTGGCGCGACGGCACGGGCGTCACCTGCCGCCGCTGGAACTGGCGCCAGGGCGTGCGCACCCGGCTCACCGAGGACTCCACGAACGCGCTGTTCCTGCTGGAGCGGCAGGAGCCGATGACGTACGACGAGCTGACCGCCGCGGCGGAGGAACTGGCCGAGGCGCTGCAGAAGAGTTCGCCCGGCGCCGAGATCGAGATCCGCGACCCGGCCTGA